GATGGTTCTTCGGGGGCGGCCGATATCGAAGCGGCCCTGGCGGCAACGACACCCGATGATTGTTATACCCTGGACGTGACCACGGCACCGGGGTCGAAAACCAACAAGGTCAAAAATGGCATCAATGCCCGGTTTGATATGCCGGGCGGGCTGATCCCGCCTGCCCCCAACGTGATCAATTATCCCCGTGATGATGATGTGATCACAGAAACTGCCGGACGGTTGGGCAGTGGCATCTGGGATATTGCCACCTATTGGGCGGCAAAACACGAAGGTGCCGCCGTACCGGTGGTGCTTCTGGGTGCCAGCCGCTATCAGACCTATCTTTATGAACAAGGGCTCAGCTATGCCCATCAGGGCAAGGAAACCATCTATCCTGTGCCCGATCCATTGCCCGCAGGGTTTGAGACCGTTGTGCCGCCACCGGCAGATATTCCTGTGGCGGTTGATCCAGCCAACAGTGATGACCCAAATTTTGATGGGGTGCCGGTCAATGTGGTTGCCACCAATGGCGAAGCCCGGCGATTGCTTAAGGTGGCGATCCTTAATTGTATTAGCGATGGGGTCAACGGCAAGGGCACCTATCCGACCACGGGGAACTATGTCGATATTTTTGTTACTGAAACGGTTCAGGACCCGCCAAATGCCGCCATTTATGGCGAAATCGTCCGCCCCGTGACGACCATCAGTTCACCGGATTTTCATGCCAATGTCAGACTCGTTCGTTAAATTCTGCAAATTTTGCGCGCGCTTTCGACGCGCATCAAAGGGCAGCATCGCCGTTGAATTTGCGTTGCTGGTGCCGGTGATCCTGACGATCTTTCTGGTTCTGACCGAAGTGGGGCGTGCGCTGTATCAGGCCAATGCGGTGGAAAAGGGCGTGCGCGCGGGCGCGATGTTTGTCTCGCGGACCACTTTGCCGCTAAACGCTGCCGATCAGGCAACAGCAGAAAACCTGGTCAGAACCGGCGACCCCGTTGGGACGGCGGTTCTGCTGGCATCGGGCTGGGGGTTGCCCGGGGCATCGCTTAACATTGATGCCGATGGAAGTTTTGATCCCGGTGCGGGCGCCGTGGCGGTGATCACGATTGCGGCGCAAGTGCCGTTTGATCCCTTGATGCCCGGATTGATGGCTTATTTCGGTCTTGGGTCGGGCTACCAGATTGCGGCCATGCACCAACAGCCCTATGTGGGCAATTAGGCCGGATCATGTCCAATTCCCTTAATTTAAAAACCAAACCCCTGCGAACCAAACGAGGTTGGCTGCGACGGTTCACCCGGGCGCAATCAGGGGCAGCAATCGTCGAATTCGCGTTTGTGGCACCCCTGTTGGTGATTATGACCTTGGCCATTTTTGAATTCATGATGGTGATGTTTGATTACCACCGTGCCGGTGAAGCAACCCGCCAAGGGGTACGCACTGCCGCCATTGAAGCATCGGTTGGGGATCTTGATGGGCTGGAAGCGGCGGGGGATGTTGTCTTTTGCACCGGGAATGCGGGGGGGGCAACGTGCACCGGCGGGCCGGTGACAACGGCGGCCAGCTTTACCCAGGTGGTATCAGAGATGCAGACGGTGCTGCCCTATATTGGGCCTGAAAATGTTCGCATCGAATATCGCTTCAGTGGCATTGGCGATGCCACCACGCCGGGGGGCATTTTACCCCATGTCACCGTTCGCTTGATTGATCTTGCACGGCCCTTCAGCCTGTTTCAGGCCATTCCGGGCATTCCCAATAGCATTGGGCTTCCGGAATTCGCCGCCAGCTATCTGGGCAATGGAAATGGCATAAGTGGCTAGATTTAAAGCAAAAAATCAAAGTATATAAAATTTTATACAAATTTTATTGTAATTAAAAACAAGTATAAAGTAAATTATTACTAAGTTCTCCAAGTATTTTAATCGTTAATCGGTGACTTTTACTTTCACTTCATGGATAGTCTTTTGGTATTACTATGCCGGCCATGGGGGTTGGTAACACTTGGGGGACTTCACAATGATTATTCAGACCCTTCGTAACCTGTTAAATGACGAATCTGGTGCCACGGCCATTGAATATGGCTTGATAGCCGCACTCGTCTCTGTTGCTGCCATTGGTGCCTTGACGGCTATGGGTGGCTCTCTTGAAGCCATGTTCACAACGGTTTCTGACAGCCTGTCTTGTGCTGTGGATGCCGCTGCTTGTGCACCTGCGGTATAAGGCTAAAGAATTGCCCCAACGTTCGGGGGGGTGCTTTGAAACGGGTCGCCCATTGCTGTCAAAGCAGTTGGCGACCCGAATTCACCTAAAGGTTTCGTTTTAAACGACATTGGATGGTTAAATGGGCGAAAATATTATCAGTCAGTTTGTACTTCTTGGATTTTCGGGTTTGCTGTTGTGGGCAGCACTTACCGATATTCAAAGCCTGACCATTCCCAATAAAATTTCCGGCGCAGTTGCTGCATTGTGGGTTTCCCATGGTGCAGTTTTGCTGCTTTCAGGGGTGCCGGTTGGCACGGTGCTCAGTGGCCCGGGTGCGGGGCTTTTGGCCCTGATCGGGGGGGCAGTTTTGTTTCAACTTCGCCTTGTTGGTGGGGGGGATGTCAAACTGCTGGCGGCATCGGCCATGTGGGCCGGGCCATCCCTGTTGTTGCCCCTGATCATGACCGTTCTATTGGCAGGCGGTGTTTTAGCGCTGGTGATGTTGGCGGCACGGTCGGGCCAAGTTTTTTTTGGCAAGGTTGTGACCTCTGGGCCTGTTGGGCCTAGCGGGTCTGGAGATCATCCCTTCAAAACCATGATGGGCACAAAAATTCCCTTTGGCGTTGCCATTGCTGCGGGCGGCCTGATGGTGGCATTTCGCCTGGCTGGATTATAGAGGTCGAACATTATGAATTTGCGCACCTTGATGATGATTGGAACGGCACTTGTTGCTGCGGTGATGACAGCCTTGTTTGCACGGGGCTGGTTAAATTCTGAACGCGCCGCCATGGCGAGCAATGGCAAGCCCGCCCATTACATTCTTGTCGCCAAGAAAAACATTCCAGCCGGAAAATTTATCAAGCGTGAAAATATGCGTTGGCAAGGCTGGCCCAAGGGATCGCTCTCCCCGGCCTATGTGGTCAAGGGCAAGGGCAAGATGTCAGATTTTGATGGTGCCGTGGTGCGTCGTGGACTGGCCGGTGGACAACCCCTTAGTAAAGCAGTTGTTGTACGTCCGGGGGAACAAGGGTTCCTTTCCGCCGTGTTGACCCCGGGCAAGCGCGCGGTTTCCATTCGGGTGAATGCCATTACAGGAATTTCCGGGTTTGTTTTTCCGGGGGACCGGGTTGATCTTATTTTGACCCATGTTGTCCGGGGGGGCACTAAGGGTGCGTCCCGTCTGGTCAGCGAAACGGCCCTGCAAGATATTCGCGTGATTGCCGTTGATCAAAATACCAACGATCAAAAAAGCAAGACCAAGGCAACGATTGCAAAAACGGTGACCTTTGAAGTGACACCGAAACAGGTTGAGAAGGTTTCCATTGTCACGCGGCTTGGGCAAATTTCTTTAAGCCTCCGCAGTCTCGCTTCTGAATCAAAAGAGTCAGATTCTACAGAGCAACAAATCGTCATGCATAAAAAGAACCGCGCCGGCCTGACGTTGGATACCGAGGTAAGTCGCGTGTTGGGACGCTCTAATTCCAGGGGTGGCGGCATGCAGGTTGTCCGTGGTTCCAAGGTGCAGGAGCAGCGGTACTAGGCCCCCGGGCCAGTGCTGGAGGAAATATCATGATCCAAAAATTATCCATCATAGCGGTTGTTCTGGTGAGTTTGGTTGCATCTGCGACCCAACCGGTTGCAGAAAAAGACCCAAGACGTATTGAGGTGGTCAAGACTGAAAAACGGTTGGTTTCTGTAGAGATGGGCAAAGGCCAGATGATCCGACTCGGCGGGCCGGCAACGTCGGTCTTTATTGGTGACCCAGCGATTGCCGATGTACAGGTGAAATCACCCACCCTTGTTTACCTGTTGGGAAAAAAGGCCGGGGAAACATCGCTTTATGCGGTTGATGCCAAAGACAGAATCCTTGCTAATCTTCGGGTTTCGGTGACCCACAATCTTCAGCCCATCCGCGATGGACTGCGCGCGCTTCACCCCGATAGCTATATAGAAGTGGCGACGGTGGGGGATGCTGTGATGTTGCGCGGCGTGATTAAATCGGCCCGTATTGCAGAAGATGCCCG
This Rhodospirillales bacterium DNA region includes the following protein-coding sequences:
- a CDS encoding pilus assembly protein, which codes for MSDSFVKFCKFCARFRRASKGSIAVEFALLVPVILTIFLVLTEVGRALYQANAVEKGVRAGAMFVSRTTLPLNAADQATAENLVRTGDPVGTAVLLASGWGLPGASLNIDADGSFDPGAGAVAVITIAAQVPFDPLMPGLMAYFGLGSGYQIAAMHQQPYVGN
- a CDS encoding pilus assembly protein translates to MSNSLNLKTKPLRTKRGWLRRFTRAQSGAAIVEFAFVAPLLVIMTLAIFEFMMVMFDYHRAGEATRQGVRTAAIEASVGDLDGLEAAGDVVFCTGNAGGATCTGGPVTTAASFTQVVSEMQTVLPYIGPENVRIEYRFSGIGDATTPGGILPHVTVRLIDLARPFSLFQAIPGIPNSIGLPEFAASYLGNGNGISG
- a CDS encoding Flp family type IVb pilin, whose amino-acid sequence is MIIQTLRNLLNDESGATAIEYGLIAALVSVAAIGALTAMGGSLEAMFTTVSDSLSCAVDAAACAPAV
- a CDS encoding pilus assembly protein CpaA — its product is MGENIISQFVLLGFSGLLLWAALTDIQSLTIPNKISGAVAALWVSHGAVLLLSGVPVGTVLSGPGAGLLALIGGAVLFQLRLVGGGDVKLLAASAMWAGPSLLLPLIMTVLLAGGVLALVMLAARSGQVFFGKVVTSGPVGPSGSGDHPFKTMMGTKIPFGVAIAAGGLMVAFRLAGL
- the cpaB gene encoding Flp pilus assembly protein CpaB, with the protein product MNLRTLMMIGTALVAAVMTALFARGWLNSERAAMASNGKPAHYILVAKKNIPAGKFIKRENMRWQGWPKGSLSPAYVVKGKGKMSDFDGAVVRRGLAGGQPLSKAVVVRPGEQGFLSAVLTPGKRAVSIRVNAITGISGFVFPGDRVDLILTHVVRGGTKGASRLVSETALQDIRVIAVDQNTNDQKSKTKATIAKTVTFEVTPKQVEKVSIVTRLGQISLSLRSLASESKESDSTEQQIVMHKKNRAGLTLDTEVSRVLGRSNSRGGGMQVVRGSKVQEQRY